A genomic window from Gossypium hirsutum isolate 1008001.06 chromosome D12, Gossypium_hirsutum_v2.1, whole genome shotgun sequence includes:
- the LOC107946570 gene encoding protein STRICTOSIDINE SYNTHASE-LIKE 12 yields MACIISLTKLINIFPIFIFVSCFPPLMLSQSFRSLQLPPKVTGPESIAFEFGTSRFYVGVADGRILQYNGPRVGFRDFGFTGPNRSKRMCDGTTDPNLGPICGRPLGLAFHYSLNKLYICDAYFGLMVLGSSGKQATQVSAAADGEPYRLCDALDVHQPSGNVIFVDSSANYDLRNISKAVNANDSTGRLLMYNPDTDRVTVLMKNLSGPAGVAVSQDGTYVLVSNFINNSTIRYWLRGPGANTYDVINLQERPDNIKRTAFGDFWRAAALVKQPTRSLVPIGQRINGFGRVLRTVNFEAWYGNQLISEVQEFGGELYLGSLSAPFVGVFRF; encoded by the exons ATGGCTTGCATTATTAGCCTTACCAAACTAATAAACATATTTCCCATTTTCATCTTTGTCTCATGTTTTCCTCCATTGATGCTTTCTCAATCATTCAGATCACTTCAATTGCCGCCGAAAGTCACCGGTCCAGAATCCATCGCCTTCGAGTTCGGAACCAGTCGATTCTATGTTGGTGTGGCTGATGGTAGAATTCTACAATACAACGGACCAAGGGTTGGATTTCGAGACTTTGGATTCACCGGTCCAAATAG GTCTAAACGGATGTGTGATGGCACTACTGATCCAAATTTGGGGCCAATATGTGGAAGGCCATTGGGTTTAGCATTTCATTACTCCCTAAATAAGTTATATATTTGCGATGCCTATTTTGGGCTTATGGTGCTAGGTTCTTCCGGAAAGCAAGCGACCCAAGTTTCTGCGGCTGCAGACGGAGAGCCTTACCGTTTATGTGATGCTTTAGACGTCCACCAACCATCTGGAAATGTTATTTTCGTAGATTCCAGCGCCAACTATGATTTAAG AAATATCTCGAAAGCAGTGAACGCTAATGATTCAACAGGGAGATTGTTGATGTACAACCCTGACACGGACCGAGTGACAGTGTTAATGAAGAACCTTTCAGGGCCAGCAGGGGTAGCAGTTAGCCAAGATGGAACCTATGTCCTAGTTTCCAACTTCATTAACAATAGTACTATACGGTATTGGCTTCGAGGTCCTGGAGCCAACACTTATGACGTCATAAATTTGCAGGAAAGGCCAGATAACATCAAGAGAACAGCGTTTGGAGACTTTTGGAGGGCGGCGGCGCTGGTGAAACAACCGACGCGATCACTGGTGCCGATCGGGCAGAGGATCAATGGGTTTGGCAGGGTTCTTCGAACTGTGAATTTCGAAGCATGGTATGGCAATCAATTAATTAGCGAAGTTCAGGAATTCGGTGGTGAACTATATTTGGGATCACTATCTGCGCCTTTTGTTGGCGTTTTTAGGTTTTGA
- the LOC107947621 gene encoding probable calcium-binding protein CML15: protein MEPLGEDDLSQLKEIFARFDMDSDGSLTILELAALLRSIGIKPSGDQIHVLLANMDANGNGSVEFDELASILPELTGEILNNQERLTEVFQLFDRDGNGYITAAELAGCMAKMGYPLTYSELTEIIKEADSDGDGVISFTEFSSIMGKSALEFLGISLSS from the coding sequence ATGGAGCCATTAGGAGAAGATGACCTAAGTCAATTAAAGGAAATTTTCGCAAGGTTCGACATGGATTCCGATGGTAGCCTAACGATTCTAGAGCTTGCGGCACTGCTAAGATCGATTGGGATCAAGCCATCAGGTGATCAAATCCATGTTTTGTTAGCCAACATGGATGCCAACGGCAATGGTTCGGTTGAATTTGATGAACTAGCCAGTATATTGCCTGAACTTACAGGAGAAATATTGAATAACCAAGAGCGATTAACGGAGGTGTTTCAATTGTTTGATCGTGACGGCAATGGATACATCACCGCGGCGGAGCTAGCTGGTTGCATGGCCAAAATGGGATATCCATTGACCTATTCAGAGCTAACTGAGATTATTAAAGAGGCTGATTCCGATGGGGATGGTGTCATTAGCTTCACTGAATTTTCTTCTATAATGGGAAAATCAGCCCTGGAATTTCTAGGTATTAGTCTGTCATCATGA